The Salvelinus sp. IW2-2015 linkage group LG34, ASM291031v2, whole genome shotgun sequence genome has a window encoding:
- the LOC111958461 gene encoding oxysterol-binding protein 1 isoform X2 → MSEAKALTPTPAGDTYKGWLFKWTNYIKGYQRRWFVLSNGLLSYYRTQAEMGHTCRGTINLATANIAVEDSCNFVISNGGAQTYHLKASSEVERQRWITALELAKAKAVRNQAESDDSGDECPTSPPTSGQGGGARNSNSEVQSTLRTLGSKVEDLSTCNDLIAKHGSALQRSLSELEGVRLGADTDGKIRQVTERATLFRITSNAMINACRDFLSLAQAHSKRWQKALHSERDQRIRLEETLEQLAKQHNHLERAFRGATVLPLSQSNPALDSKSSGSAKGDASDEDDENEFFDAMEDPAGFITVPADPKYHRSGSNVSCLSTETGIDDQSLCDEQSLGSNPESPQSLEVEPVRKRRTKIPDKPNYSLNLWSIMKNCIGKELSKIPMPVNFNEPISMLQRLSEDLEYYDLLDKAAKCQSSLEQLCYVAAFTVSSYSTTVHRTGKPFNPLLGETYELDRLRESGYRSLCEQVSHHPPAAAHHAISERGWTLRQEISLASKFRGKYLSIMPLGSIQCMFEKSNNHYSWKKVTTTVHNIIVGKLWIDQSGEIDVVNHRTGDRCHLKFAPYSYFSRDVARKVTGVVTDKEGKAHYVLSGTWDEKMELSRVMQSNKGENGTEGKQKTVYQTLKAKELWKKNPLPEGAETMYYFSSLALTLNEPEEGVAPTDSRRRPDQQLMEAGRWDEANAEKQRLEEKQRSVRREREREAQRAANLPEEGAEGVEVAEDADPDDSPPHTPTPRGPPLSEYQMDDMEGHYGAAVKSVHQDNYEAMWFERTEDVVTGESMHVYKGGYWEAKDHGSWDMCPDIY, encoded by the exons ATGTCGGAGGCCAAGGCACTCACCCCGACTCCGGCTGGAGACACATACAAAGGATGGCTATTCAAATGGACGAATTACATCAAGGGCTACCAGCGACGATGGTTTGTCTTGAGCAACGGTTTACTATCCTACTACAG GACCCAGGCAGAGATGGGCCACACCTGCCGGGGCACCATCAACCTGGCCACGGCCAACATCGCGGTGGAGGACTCGTGCAACTTTGTMATCTCTAACGGCGGGGCGCAAACCTACCACCTGAAGGCCAGCTCTGAGGTGGAGCGGCAGCGCTGGATCACCGCCCTGGAGCTGGCCAAGGCCAAGGCTGTCCGCAATCAGGCCGAGtctg atGACTCTGGTGATGAGTGTCCCACGTCACCCCCTACCTCGGGACAAGGCGGAGGGGCACGTAACTCTAACTCAGAGGTACAGTCCACACTACGCACTCTGGGCAGCAAGGTAGAAGACCTGAGCACCTGCAACGACCTCATCGCCAAGCACGGCTCTGCCCTCCAAAG GTCCCTGTCAGAGCTGGAGGGGGTGCGGYTGGGAGCCGACACGGATGGCAAGATCCGGCAGGTGACGGAGAGAGCCACGTTGTTCCGCATCACCTCCAACGCCATGATCAAC GCGTGCAGAGACTTCCTGTCCCTGGCCCAGGCCCACAGTAAACGGTGGCAGAAAGCCTTGCATTCGGAGCGGGACCAGAGGATAAGGCTGGAGGAAACATTGGAGCAGCTAGCCAAGCAGCACAACCACCTGGAGAGGGCCTTTAGAGGGGCCACCGTACTGCCCCTCTCCCAGAGCAACCCYGCCTTGGACAGCAAGA GTTCGGGCTCAGCAAAGGGTGACGCGAGCGACGAGGATGATGAGAATGAGTTCTTTGACGCTATGGAGGACCCGGCGGGGTTCATCACTGTACCGGCCGACCCCAAGTATCATAG GTCAGGAAGTAACGTCAGTTGTCTCAGCACTGAAACTGGAATTGATGACCAATCA CTTTGTGACGAGCAGTCGTTGGGGTCCAATCCGGAGTCGCCGCAGTCCCTGGAGGTTGAGCCAGTGAGGAAGAGGCGGACCAAAATCCCAGACAAGCCCAACTATTCTCTGAACCTCTGGAGCATCATGAAGAACTGCATCGGCAAGGAGCTCTCCAAGATCCCCATGCCT GTGAACTTCAACGAACCAATTTCCATGCTCCAGCGTCTATCCGAGGACTTRGAGTACTACGACCTCCTAGACAAGGCGGCTAAATGCCAgagctctctggagcagctgTGCTACGTGGCTGCCTTCACCGTATCGTCCTACTCCACTACGGTCCACCGCACAGGGAAACCCTTCAACCCCCTACTGGGGGAGACCTACGAACTGGACCGGCTGAGGGAGAGCGGCTACCGCTCACTGTGTGAACAG GTGAGTCACCACCCGCCTGCAGCGGCTCATCATGCCATCTCAGAGAGAGGCTGGACCCTCCGACAGGAGATCTCCCTCGCCAGCAAGTTCAGGGGAAAATACCTCTCCATCATGCCACTGG GCTCTATCCAATGTATGTTTGAGAAGAGCAACAATCACTACTCGTGGAAGAAAGTCACTACAACAGTACACAACATCATTGTGGGCAAATTGTGGATCGACCAG TCGGGCGAGATAGACGTGGTGAACCACCGGACCGGCGACCGCTGCCATCTCAAGTTCGCCCCGTACAGCTACTTCTCCAGAGACGTGGCCAGGAAGGTGACTGGTGTGGTGACAGACAAGGAGGGTAAGGCCCACTATGTGCTGTCAGGGACGTGGGATGAGAAGATGGAGCTCTCCAGGGTGATGCAGAGTAATAAGGGCGAGAACGGCACCGAGGGCAAACAGAAGACCGTCTACCAGACGCTCAAAGCCAAGGAGCTCTGGAAGAAGAACCCACTACC TGAGGGTGCGGAGACCATGTACTACTTCTCGTCGCTGGCGCTGACGCTCAACGAGCCCGAGGAGGGCGTGGCGCCCACCGACAGCCGGCGACGGCCCGACCAGCAGCTGATGGAGGCGGGCCGGTGGGACGAGGCCAACGCCGAGAAGCAACGGCTGGAGGAGAAGCAGAGGAGCGTCCGCcgcgagagggagcgagaggccCAGCGCGCAGCCAACCTGCCTGAGGAGGGGGCAGAGGGGGTGGAAGTAGCGGAGGAcg cGGACCCTGACGATTCTCCACCTCACACTCCAA CCCCACGTGGTCCGCCCCTCTCAGAGTATCAAA tgGATGACATGGAAGGTCATTATGGAGCTGCTGTCAAAA GTGTCCACCAGGACAACTATGAGGCGATGTGGTTCGAGAGGACCGAGGACGTCGTCACGGGAGAGTCCATGCACGTCTACAAGGGGGGCTACTGGGAAGCGAAGGACCACGGCAGCTGGGACATGTGCCCCGATAtatattga